In Elaeis guineensis isolate ETL-2024a chromosome 1, EG11, whole genome shotgun sequence, a genomic segment contains:
- the LOC105038453 gene encoding probable serine/threonine-protein kinase At1g01540, translated as MDPPFRALIATAAALLIVVSLVFTLLHFLCLRHSKSRFWSLPPSPPIPLRRPPAPFVAADETASFDPSLDHMSLNDLAAATKGFAADAIIGDGSFGFVYKARLSSGAIVAVKRLSPDAFHGLREFRAEMETLGCVRHPKLARILGYCISGADRLLIYEFLERGSLDHWLHESDSVSFPLPWPIRVQIVRGVAAGLAFLHEGCQPRIIHRDIKSSNVLLDADFGARIADFGLARRVDASRTHVSTQVAGTMGYMPPEYKAGLTAATVAVDVYSFGVLMVEVAAGERPNLLRRGEDGKEVSLVAWARRMVEEGREMEVLDGKMGKEEVREEEVKGYFKVAYKCTDESSRKRPTMGEVVSLLDHI; from the coding sequence ATGGACCCCCCCTTCCGGGCCCTGATCGCCACCGCAGCCGCCTTGTTAATAGTCGTTTCCCTCGTCTTCACCCTCCTCCACTTTCTCTGCCTCCGCCACTCGAAATCCCGATTCTGGTCACTGCCGCCTTCGCCCCCCATCCCGCTTCGCCGGCCCCCCGCCCCCTTCGTCGCTGCAGATGAGACCGCCTCCTTCGACCCATCCCTCGACCACATGTCCCTCAACGATCTCGCCGCCGCCACCAAGGGTTTCGCCGCCGACGCCATCATCGGCGATGGAAGCTTCGGGTTCGTCTACAAGGCCCGACTCTCCTCCGGCGCCATCGTCGCCGTCAAGCGCCTCTCCCCCGACGCCTTTCACGGCCTCCGTGAGTTCCGCGCGGAGATGGAGACCCTCGGCTGCGTCCGCCACCCCAAACTCGCCCGCATCCTGGGCTACTGCATCTCCGGCGCCGACCGCCTCCTCATCTACGAGTTCCTCGAGCGCGGCTCCCTCGACCACTGGCTCCACGAGTCCGACTCGGTCTCCTTCCCGCTCCCCTGGCCGATCCGAGTCCAGATCGTCCGCGGGGTCGCCGCCGGCCTCGCCTTCCTCCATGAGGGCTGCCAGCCCCGGATCATCCACCGCGACATCAAGTCCAGCAACGTCCTCCTGGACGCCGACTTCGGTGCGCGGATCGCCGACTTCGGCCTGGCGCGGCGCGTGGACGCGTCGCGGACGCACGTGTCGACGCAGGTGGCGGGGACGATGGGTTACATGCCGCCGGAGTATAAGGCGGGGCTGACGGCGGCGACGGTGGCCGTGGATGTCTACAGCTTCGGGGTGCTGATGGTGGAGGTGGCGGCGGGGGAGCGGCCGAATTTGCTCCGGCGAGGGGAGGACGGGAAGGAGGTGAGTCTGGTGGCGTGGGCAAGGAGGATGGTGGAGGAGGGGAGGGAGATGGAGGTGTTGGACGGGAAGATGGGGAAGGAAGAGGTGAGAGAGGAGGAGGTGAAGGGGTATTTTAAGGTGGCGTATAAGTGCACCGATGAGAGCTCAAGGAAGAGGCCTACCATGGGAGAGGTGGTCTCCCTATTGGATCACATTTAA